The following nucleotide sequence is from Erinaceus europaeus chromosome 8, mEriEur2.1, whole genome shotgun sequence.
TCCTATGGAAGTAAAAATGTGTAATCTGAAACACTAACCCACTGTTAGTTTAAATGATTAATCTCTTTCAATCTAagcaaaaataagaatagaaaaacCAAGTTAGCAATGCCCTGAGAACTCTgataaatgaatattctaccatcAGAACAATATAGCAGTGGTATTTCCCTGAGGATTAAAAGTTTCTCTTCAAATCAGAATAGCTAAGATCTCTGGAAGCAGATGTTGGTAATGTGATAAGAAATTTTAGTTACTAAACATTACACATTAATTCCTGACTTGTTTTCATCTTTGTTAATTATACAACTATCTCCAAGAGCTAATATTTCCAAATGCATTTCCTAAAGATAACACTATTTTCTTACCTATGAAGTTCAATAAAAGGTATGTGGAAATACTCTATTTGATCTCATTTTCATCTTAGATTCATGATCTCAAATAATCAGGAAAGACAAGATGTAAGGGAATAGGGGCATTTTCTTTAAAATGCTGGGGAAGAAAAGTTAATTCACTGCCCTTTTAAATTACAAGAGATAAGGAAGAACAAGATggtagttataataataataaaatgcctGCATTCATTTCACCAAGCACCTATTTACTAGGCATCATTCTAAGTGACTGAGATATATTGATAGGAGTGAATGGGAAAGGAATAGCTACAGTTTATTGAGTGCTTACTATGTTTAAGAGTTGTAAACTTAAAATCATTTAATGCTCAAACATAACACATGAGTACTACTCATTTTACATGTGAAAATTGAGGCACAGAGAAGTTCAGTAACTAATCAAGCAAGTATGGTAGAATTTGTCCTGGCTTTCATGatgcttttaatttttctccAGTTCTATGAAAGATCTAACAACTAGATCCAGCCAGGCGTGGCTTATCTTGGTGGTATTACCTCTTcaatttttagatttttcttcCTGGAATTTTAGCAAGCTCTATATTCATCACATACTGTGACCTCAACATACCTGCCTGTTATATAACTCAAACTTaaatagaggcaaaaaaaaatccttcatgtTTTTCTCTAATTCAAGTAGGCCTAGTAGGTCATGGGATACCTTACAATAGGAGAGGCTACTGATTCAGAGCTACACAAATTTACACATGGCCAATCTGTCTTCTTTGAAATGGAGAGACTAGGGAAATGTTATCTTCCCAAGGGAAGTGATTTGAGACTGCTGGTTAGTCCTCTTCCTCAAGAGGccgtaagagagggagagggtagacAAAGAACATTACTAACTACACAAACCATCTATCTTTGCCATCTCCAGTTAAATGAGTATAAATCCCTTTTTAACCTGAGTTTTTGAGACTTTACAGCTAAGTTTTAATGCAATTTTACAAAATCACATATTCATAAAGTATATAGTTACGAATATGGacagattttattattttcatttcctaGTCTAGAAATAGAAAACTGACTACAGCTCATCCGTCAGTCTTATTTTCAAAAGTACTATGCAAAATAGTTACTtaagaatctttttctttttttaaccagagcactgctcagctctggcttatggtggtgtgggggattgaacttggaatttagaagcttcaagcatgagaatctctgcataaatattatgctatctaaccctgcccgtTAGTTATGGATTCAAATGGATTATTCTGATTCTATGTCTTTAGCATGACAAAACCACACTATAGCTAGAAcagcaaaatgttttttttttttattttaaaacactggAAAAAACATTAAGAGACAACTGTCCATCCATTATATAGCCAAGAATGTTAAATATCTAGAAACTGTCAGTCTTCTAAAATAGTGGTAGGCACTTCCAGAGCTAAATACTGCAAATGATCCTACCAAGTCTTCTCTAATACGGACAGTACTTGATGAAAAACATCAAGAAGTTCAGTTATTCAAAGTCACCATCTTAAGGTTCAACTTAATAATGTAAGAAAAAGTTTTGTCCAAGATGTTCCTGACACAAGAAGCTTCCAGGTGAATTTCAGAAATGTTAACAAAAATATCTTCCTTTTTTGCCTGTGAATGTCTGAGTACTGCTGTATTGTTGGCTTATATCCACTACCGATACTGGTTCTAGGCCAGCCCAAGGGTCTTCAAGCATTGAAGGTTTAAAATAACTTTCCACCTCATTAGACATTCTTTTTTCTCTAGCACGCCCTGATCCAAATGGTGTAGATGTCCTTGGAGAACCCTTTAGGAAAAAAatcatcagttaaaaaaaaaaaaacatttagcaGAGATAATTGGTACTTTTTTTAAATGCCACTAGGGGCCACATCGCGAAATTCAAAGTTGAAATCAAGTCAATTGTGTTCCACTACAAAATCTATTATTTCCTTTAGTCTTGTGtttgtaaaaattatttatactCATTTATTAATAACGCCATGCCTACTGTCACCTCAAATACTCTTGGACTTCTgagttttgcagaaccatcaatAAGGGATGACAAAAGAAATCAGGTATTTTAGTTTTCTCTCaaattctccccctttttttttttttctttctggcagaagagaaagaaaaaagagccttTTACGAAACATAGCCCTACAGCTGCAATATTTCTAGAACATTTTCAGCGCATCCACTTTGTTTCCTTAGCtttcccctccaaaaaaaaaaaaaaaagggggggggagtggtggtgAAACTAGTTTATCCTAAGTATATGGAAAACCGAGTATAAAATACGAACGTCTATCCGAATAGCACAGACATGACTTCCTCTGCCTCCGGCGCTCACGCACTGAGAAACACGGGAAGCTTTTTCCTCTCCTTccgattttttttccccccatttaaaGAGGCCTGGAGTGGAGTGGAAATCAGTTTCGTTTGAAAAGCCAAGACAaagccctaattaaaaaaaaaaaaaaaaaagaaaaaaaaaaaaaaaccaaaaaaagcaaaGACGGTGCCAGCAGCGAGAAGCCGGCTATCCAGTATCCAGACGagcttcaggctccatccagtcGTTCCCAACCCCTTCCTCCTGCCCCAGGGATCCAAGGCTCAACGTCAATCtcgcttaaaacaaaacaaaaacaaagaaaaatgaattagCAAGACCCCTGGGCGACGGAACAAAGAACTGGGTGTCTCTGTGTTGCAGTGTTCGAGCCCCGGCACGGCTCGGCCGCATTTgagggtgatggggggggggggaggggataaaatgaaatgaaataaaataaaataaaggtgctGTGACTTCTCTGAGCCTCAATCTCCTGCACTGCAAAACGAGGCGGAAAAGCCGAGTCATGTGGACGGGCCGAGCGGAAGAGCCCGCGGGGAGGCCGCACGGGACGGGCTCGGCCGGCGCTGGCGGCGGCTGCTGCTGGTTATTAGGATTACCTGGGGGTGGGTCGGCTGCTGCCCCGGGGAGTAGCTGAATTGCTGCTGGGACCCCGCGGGGGACCGGGAGTAGGAGCCCGGGTAGCCGCCGGGGGACGGAGACCCGAACCGGCCCCCCGGGAAGCTGCCGCCATGTCGCGGAGAATGGCCGCTCCCGTAGGGCCGAGCCCGGGGTCCGTAGGGCGGCGTGTGGTGCGGGCTCCCATAGCCGTCCCGAGGGGAGGGCGGCCGCGGCCCGCCTCCACCCGGGGCACCCCGGAAGCTGCTCCCGCCAGCCCAGCCTCCTCCACCCGGGCCGGCGTAAGGAGGGGTCGGAGGTCGGAAGTTCTGCCGGTGCATAGCGGGAGACGGAGGAGCCCGACACGGCGCTGCGGAGTCTTCTCCGCCGGAACTGGGCCGCGCCGCCCTTTTACCCAGACGGCCTTCCGGACTGCGGCGGCGCGCGCACTTAGGTTCCGACGTCACAGTGGTTCCGGCGGTGGcggcgggagggagggagccgggaAGAGCCAAGGAAAGATGCTGCCGAGTAATCAAGGAAGGTAGAAGACGAGGGGGGGAACGGCCGACGCAGCTACGTGCCCGACGGCCTCGCCGTGCCGGTTTGAGATCTTAAAGGGTCTGAAAGCAGCCCGCGCGCCGCGCAGGAAGCCGGACACTCCCAAGCggatctacccccaccccactggtTGGGGCGGAGCCTGCGATGTCTCGCACGCCCTCTAGTGGCGTCGCGCGTCGCgctctccctcgccctctccctctcgcGAGAACAGTGGAGCCGCGAGAGGCGCGCGATGCAGGCGACAGTCGCGAGGGTCGCGTTGCTGCGGAGAACCGGCCTTGTGTCCGGCCGGGGCGGCGGGAGGGGGCTGTGGAGCGGCCGCCCGCAGTCAGGTACCCTCCGAGACGCGGTCCGATCGGCGAACGAGGCCCCCAGCCCCGGCCTCCCCTCTCCCGCGGCTGCGTTCTCAGTGGCCCTTTCAAGCCGCCCCGCGGCGGACTTCGCACCATCCCGGGGGTTCGAGAGCTCGTCGCGGGGGGCGACGCCGCTGCTCTGCCGCGGCCCCGACTTGGCGCCGTAGACACGTACATGGGgcatttcagtttttaaaaagctCTTTATATACACTTGTCTATCTTAATTGGACAGACAGCCAGGAGTCGAGAGGGcatgggggagacagacagacacctgcttcaccactcgcagagcttttcccctgcagctggggccccgggggctcgaacccgggtccttgcacgttgtaacatgtgcgtgcaACCCGGTCCCATAACACACCTTTGGACTCAACGCCGGTGCCAAATATCTTTTGGAATTTGAAATTTAGGttcactgcatttaaaaaaaatatatatatatatatatatatatatatatatatatatatatatatatatatatatatatatatatatatatatatatatactttctttaCTCCAGAATTTTGGAGTCCATAGAAACAGCTGGgagaaagcaagcaaacaaacaaaccccacaAAAAcatacaaaccccccccccccccaggactcaTCATTAATCAATCACTGGGTGGCCGGCGATTTCCCGCCTTTTCACATTCTGTCTGTCGGCCACGTTCTGTGATAATTCGAAGTTGTTTCCGTTTTTTCTTCTCGAATGGGGATAGAAGCAGGTTTTCTGTTCCTGGGTTCGTTTGTTTATTCTGAAGGGATTTGGTTCAGCTGATCTCATTTCTCCTTTGCACATGAAATCTAAACGTCAAGGCAGGGTGGCATCCAGACTTCGTGACGCAGGGGAGGCCTGAGCATCTCAGATTATcccttattattaattattatcttAATATTATGTAGTTCTGTATCGGGCCCCCAATTCATCTTTCTGGACTTTCTCGTGTTTTAACTCCCATTTGTGGAATGGATGAACGGGATCAGTCCATGTGTATATCATTTGAATAAACATTTAGACTGGCAGGTTAATAGCGATAACCTGCAAATAGTACTGAGTTTCTGTACAGGTGATTATTAGAAAGTGAATTCGTCTGCTTGCCTTAAATGCTGGGTCTGACTCTCAGAGTCATTTATTTGTGCGTTAAGGGGAGAGAGGTGAGGGTGTGAAACAGCGTCGCGCCGGACTCAGAACCGGCTAATGCCCAAAAGCTTCTGGGCCCGGATGTTCAGTTACGATTTCTGTTTTATACCAAAAGGAAggcaaaaaatcaaatcaaatcaaatccacATCATGCACACTAGGACCGAGAGGCGGGCAGAGGCCATAAAGGTCAAAGGCAGCTGCCATGGCCGTTTACAAACACCAGAAGCGGGCTGTGATCTGCCAGGGCTTTTACAAAcacgaggaggaagaggggggtgAGGTTTAGGATTTAAGGGTGGCTTAAAGGAGCCTGGTACAAGCGGATGccattaattttgtttgtttgtttcctttaaaaattttttttccaattgtttttatagttattgatgtcactgtcgttggataggacagagagaaatggagagaggtggggaagacagagagggagagagaaagacacctgcagacctgcttcaccacttgtgaagcgacgcccctgcaggtggggagccgggggctcgaaccgggatccttacgctggtccttgcgctctgcgccacgtgcgcttaacctgcggcgcCCGActccttaatttcttttctttttttttttaaatatttattacatttatttattggatggagatagccagaaattgagcaggaccggggcgggggggggggtagggagagagacagagagacacctgcagccctgcttcaccgcctgtgaagcttcctccctgcaggtggagacactgtaacatgtgcgctccaccaggtggccaccaccggccccttgCTGTCGGGCTagcagcgagagagagagagagagagagagagagagagagagagatgacccaggaaccaagcttgtggtgggGAGGCCGTTCAAGTCTTCATTCATCCCAGAGCCCCAGGGTggtagcccacctggttaagccacgtggcgcagACCGCAATGGCCGAgtcagcctctaggtccatgcGAGGGAAGAGGCCAGcaggaaacagaagtggcttgacaataccatccatggttaggggaggagaaaggtaaaagggttTGGGAAAGgcagggacttccttagcaactgtggctaggggtttaactggtaggattgatAATACCCTGCAGTcctgagggtaggaaaagaatatatgaaatgagcagaatgggtgggggaatagggaggaggccttaagtcatttgtcagacaaagcagaagaatgatattgtagataataaaagggcgggccatagtatcaaggaatgcagggtggagcagagggagctggcttaatgttctaaggaatgccaggctcctggaggccgaaaaatgcagggtgctttgtgaggcagggagtctgatgagACGAAGcaaatcttggggggggggggtcgtgtcCCTCCTCGCTGGACctctcagtggagagagagagagactgacaggatggacttgcccctcaggtcaagccctgccaagctcaaccacatcctcaccatTTCCTTACACCCTGCTATTATTTTCTAAATACTACTTCAAGGGGAAGGAGACAGCTTTTCATGCTGGCTTACCTGGTGGTAGAAAACTAAATTAggtaggggctgggcaggggcacctggttgagtgcgcacgttaccacctgcaaggacccagattcagacCCCGGGTACTCACCTgcgggttgggggggagggagcttcaggagtggggaagcagggctgtaggtgcgtCTCTACTTCTCCcaaccccttcaatttctctttgtcctattagatataaagaaaagaaaataaattcaaaatcgAGTAAAAAGATAAGTGAATTTGGGCAGTGGCTATGAAGTATAGTGACTATTACAAAAACCAAGTTTTAGAACTAAGGCAGGCTTCTAGATAGGGCAGTGCTAGCTGTCTGCAGTGGCTCTGCCAGATACTGAAGGTATCAGGGTACTTTTAGACTTCCGTGAGCTAGCTGAAGGCCACCGGATGTGACTGGTTAATTTTgtgatcatgtttttttttttttttttttttttaacatttatgtgAGTTACTTTAGGAAACAAGGGACATTTAAATGTAAAGATACAACCTTACTGGGGCCagatgattgagtgcacatgttataatgtgcaaggacctgggttcaagtcctggtccccacctccatggggaaagcttcatgagtagttaagcagtgctgcaggtgtctctcttttttctctttcctcttctttctctcctcttctgcctccctcttctctctcaatttctctctgtcttttaaattttttttattaatgagaaagataagtgtagagagagaaggaaccagacatcatctggtacatgtgctgctagggattgaattcggaacttcatgct
It contains:
- the MPLKIP gene encoding M-phase-specific PLK1-interacting protein; its protein translation is MHRQNFRPPTPPYAGPGGGGWAGGSSFRGAPGGGGPRPPSPRDGYGSPHHTPPYGPRARPYGSGHSPRHGGSFPGGRFGSPSPGGYPGSYSRSPAGSQQQFSYSPGQQPTHPQGSPRTSTPFGSGRAREKRMSNEVESYFKPSMLEDPWAGLEPVSVVDISQQYSSTQTFTGKKGRYFC